The Cervus canadensis isolate Bull #8, Minnesota chromosome 21, ASM1932006v1, whole genome shotgun sequence genomic interval TTCTAAGAAAAGACATGCAGGGTAAAGGGCAGCAGACTGTTAGTTACTTAGACTGGAATAGAAAGTCTATAGGATTAaaaatgcctggagaatcccagggaccggggagcctggtgggctgcagcctatggggtcgcacagagtcggacacgactgaagtgacttagcagcagcaggattaaaaaaaagagtagccTCACTTCCTGTTAGAAAGGCATTTATTTCCCTTGATCTAACCTCTTGACTAGGTTCAACAAGGTCAGCAGTTGAAACTGTTTAGTATTTCACTTaactctcaaaaaataaatatgttcagAAAAACGTCTGAGTAgtagggaaaggaggaagagcaCTTAATCTAAGAGGAGGACACAGGTCCCAGAAATCACACAGTAGCTgtgtgatggctcagtggtaaaggtgATAAAGAACCAGCTGTCAATGAAGAAGACACGGctgccatccctgggttgggaagatccctggagaaggaaatggcaacctgcttcagcatgcctgcctgagaaatcccatgggcaggggaGCGTGGtctgctaaagtccatggggtcacaaaacagttagacacaacttagcgactgaacaacaacaacaagctgtGTGATGCCAAGCTATTCACttagttatttaacttctctgaaacgCAACCTGATTACCTGGAGACTGACCATGATTATACATACTCCTAGAATCCTCTCCCACAGGGAGCCTGAAGTGGGAACTGAATGAAATCATCTTTCTGTGTAAACCACCCAATGAACACTTATGGAATGATGAATGAAGTCACCGTATACAGTAAGTGTGCCACACATCTAAAAATCTATATGAATGCAACAAAATATACCACCAATGTTTGTTACAGTAGCCCCGAGAACTACACAATACAGGACCATGAATAAAAACCCAGAGTCCACAACCCTCCATGCTCCTAAATACACATCAAGGATGTAATGGAGTCCCGGGGAGAAGGCTGCTCCGTCCCTTTGGTTTCTTCTACCTCTCCTTTCCACTCACCCTTGGCATTCAGGACCTAGTAAACAGGGAAGGGCTGGTTCTATCAGTATGACTCAAGTCAATGAAAGGGTCCCGTCTTTCCAAGCACCTCAAGCAAAAGCCACATTTGAAGATAAAGGTATTCACCTCTCTTCTTGACATGTGGTGGTAGAATTTCACCACCATCAATTCAAAATTTCACTCCCTCAAATAGGCTTTTCTTTAATAAGTATCCTTTAACATCCCAAGTGGATATAATCCCAAGGTTCTCTCCACCTCCATAATATTCTGTTTGGCACCCTTCATGTTGTACTTATCACAGCCACCCCTTGTTATAAGCATCCGTATACCTCTGTCCTCCTCATTACCTCACAAATGCCAGGGGACTATCTTTAAGTGCTTGAGGGGCTTAGTACATTACAtactaatatataataaatattcaacaaaaatttAGTGCATGAATGGGTGATGACAAGGTAATGCAATGTCACCCTAAGAGGTTGAAACTAGAGTCAAAATAATTGGAATagcaaaaactaagaaaataaacaattacaACTCAATCTGTTCATCCAGTAAACATTTAATAAGCATCTACTTGTGCTTGATATAGCCCAGAGTATGCCATGATGAACAAGACCCAGTCTCTAGTCTCAAGGAGTTATCTTATTGACATtcaattgtacttttttttttactgtctattTTGATACAATTTTAGACTTGCAGAagagttgcaaagatagtacagagttcTCCTATCACCTTCAGGCAGCTTTCCCTATCATTAACACTTTATGTAATCATGCTACAATCAGTGAAACTAGGAAATTCACACTGCTACATTAACTACAGATTTCAATCTGATTTCCCCAGTTTTTGTAacaatgtcctttttctgtcccTCATTACACTTAGTTGTCTTGTCACCTtctctaaattatatttttaacagtCTTTTTCCTGGTTATATTAACAGTAACACATTTTCTGAAAAgtaaaagaacaagaaataaaaacaaagaataaaatacctaaaaattCCCTTATGAAATGATAAACACTCTTAACATCTATAACTTACTGGTCTTTTTtccatgtgtatatacacataattttatatttcttccaccCAGGAATCTATATAACCTTTTGCATCTTCTTTTCTCTTACCATTTTATCAGAAACATTTTCtcatgtgtttaaaaatataatttttagtgACACTATAGAGTCCATTGATAATGAATCATAATTAATCATTTCCTTGTCATTGGGCAGGTAAGTTATTTCCCATTTTTTACTACTATAAATAAAGTACAGTGAATATCCTTgaaatgtgaaaaacacagtAATATATACTGTGATGGATAAGCACAGGGTATTAGTGATGTAGCCTAGAGAAACATCTAACCTAGCTTTGAGGAACAGAAACTACTTGTTGGAGGAGATTTTTCTGAGAGATGGGTTCTGAAGactgttttccttcatttattagaATCCAAACAaacaacatttactgagtgcctgttACACCCAGTTCCTATTCTGGGATCCAGAGACACAAAAGGGCCTAAGGCTTTGCTGGGGAAGCTCACTGTCTAGTCAGAGAGGCAGACACTTAAATAGAAAAAGCACAGTGGAATGAGGTAAAAGTTATTATCACAGTGCTGTATATGAACAAAATGCTCTGAGAGCTGAGAGAATGTATTTTAAGAAACAACTGTAAAAGTAGACATGAAGAGCTCTTCAGGGTTAGTAATAACATACATGAAATGTTTTAGTGAAATATGATCTTAATGTATATCAACTATATGAAGGAGTTCCTTAGAACAGGTAAATTATTAATAGGGATGCAAGGTATTCAAATGGAGAGAAGCACTTGTTGGAAAGTACTTGTTCTATCATATTCTATACTAGCGAAACTACAGCTATTTCTGAGAACTCTGTTTTCTTTAACTAACTTTATCGAGATATGTCCACAATGAAACGTACCCTCATATATAGTTTGATGAAATCTGACGAGCTTATATACCCACGTTACTACCACCACTAAGAGATAGAAAAGTTCTATCATCCCCCAAATttccttgtgcttcatcccagtcaagccccctccccccacatctACCCTAAAGGAGCCACTAATTTCCTTCTTGGCGTTACAGATCTGTCTTTTTTAGAGattcatacaaatgaaatcatattttATGCACTTGCTTCATCTCTGCATGTTTCTGAGATTCTGCCATGTTGTTGTGCACATCAGTAGTCCATTCCTTTCTACTGTGTGAATGTCATATTTATAAGCCCATGGATAGACTGAAAAAAATGTGATTATTACTGAAAGGAAGGGCATACGAAGGACTTTCATGTGGTGAACAGGCTTGTTCTGGGTTATTCCAGAAAAGCAGGACCCACACTCACAGGGGTTCACAGAGGCCGTAAGGTACTGGAATGGAAGCAGCATGACTGACAAGGATGCCGCTGAAGGGATTTTAACTTTAGCAAGAGCCAGGCTCAACACTGTCAGTGTTTCTTCCAACCCTGAAGGGCCATGATTCTGTAATTctcataaatgagaaaaatatgccATTATTAATGACTAGTATCTCACTCTACATTTTTTAGACACATGTGCTGTTCTGTCAGCTCTAGAGGTAGCAGAGCACACAGCTTCAAATGTCATAGGACGGGCTGTCgtcgttcagtcactcggtcttgtcactctctgcaaccccatggactgtagctcaccagactccacCGTCCATGgaaggcatgaatactggagtggtggtcattcccttttccagggtatctttccgacccagggatagaatcgaGGTCTCCTTCAGTGaggagaattctttactgtctgagccaccggggaagcactAAGAGGCGGGTAGGGAGTGTTTAAAACCAGATAGATTTAAGTCTAAGTTAAGTCTCTATTCTGCTACTTACTATGCACCCAGAACTTAGCTTCTCTATGCCatagtttcttcatttgaaaagtgaaataatgaTGAATGTGCTTACTCCAAACCAAAAATTAGATAAATCTTGTTTTTATTCCCTAGGGAATAGGATAGGGAATACATGAGATCTGATAGATAAGGGGAACTAGCAAAGTCCAAGGTATGAAGGGAGTGTCTAGAGTGGGGAAAATAAATTATGACCCATAGGTCAAATCCTGCCATGGCCTGGTTTTGCATGGCtcactaactttttttttcccccaaccttttccatttttaaaaagttatagaaGACAACAAAGAAGAATATGCTACACAGACCTTGTGTGACCCGGAAAGCCTATATTACTGACTATCTGAAATTTACAGAAATACTTGGCCAAGCCCCAGGTCTAGAGCAGACAGGGCTCAATGTGGCTTCTGGTAAATTATATGGCTTTAAAGAGACAAACATAAAGACTGTCCATCTGGTTAAATGAGTGCAGTAGGAAGAATTTCCTTAAATATGTCTGGGCCTTGagttccttatctgtaaagtgaagataaaaatggtatctcttaacttctgcTTCAGGCCATGATTAAGCAATTAGTACCAGACTTACCCTCCCATTAAAAACAACTTGAAAACgggaaaaaatatatgaaacaagaggatgagatggttagataacattatggctcaatggacatgaatctgggcaaactccgggagacagtgaatgagggaagtctggtgtgctgcagtccatggggccacaaagaattggacacaagttaacaactgaacaacaaccaggtATGAAACCACTGTTTCTGTCTTGAACAACAGTCAGCCCAGTGACTTGTGATGGAAGGGAACCAAGGAAGTGAGTCCTGTGAAGGCTCTGGCTTTCCACATGGAGGCCCCTTCCAGACTGTGGCAACAAGAGAAAGAATGGAAGCAGAACACAGTGGGCTAAATGACTGGGTCTCCTTGAGTCTTCGGCTGAATGCCAACCTGTAAGGTTTGGGCAAAGACAAACTATTGGAGAAAACCCAGCACTACACAGCTTAAAACTGAACGATTCCTAGAATTGATACCCGAGTGGGAGATATTTGAGTTTCAATCAGCCAGAGTGGAGAGACTTCAATGACTGCTCGAAACATGCAGTAGAGACCTTTAGGAGACGGCTAAATTTGGAAACCTAGAATAAAAGCAACTCTAGATCTACCCTAAGAGTTTAAAATCTAatccagaaaaaaatcaatctgaTCCACAAGTGATTTAACTGCTTGCCAAAATAAAACTTAGCCCTCTTTAAAGAAAGACAACAAAATCAAGATACCAAGTGATGTAACATTCATAATATACAACATCAGAAGAAATTACTATAAATGCAAAAGAGACAGGAAAATGTGACCCATAGCTAAGAGAAAAAATATCAGtcaacagaaacagattcagaaaGGACCAATATGAAAGAATTAGCAGATAAGGATTTTAAAACAGTTGTAACACTATACAGGAGGcattgaccaaaaccatcccaaataaaaagaaatgcaagaaggcagagtggttgtctgaggaagactTACAAATAgcctagaaaagaagagaagcgaaaggcaaaggagaaagggaaagatatatccaactgaatgcagagttccagagaacagcaagagagattaaaaaaaaaaaaaaaggcttaagtgaacaacgcaaagaaatagaggaaaacaatagaatgggaaagactagagatctcttcaagaaaatcagagatgccaagggaacatttcatgcaaagatgggcataataaaggacaaaaaggatctaacagaggcagaagagattaagaagaggtggcaagaatacacagaagaaccacaagaaaaaggtcttaatgacctggataaccacaatggtgtggtcattcacctagagccagacaacctggagtgtgaagtcaagtgggctttaggaagcattacaatgaacaaagttagtagaggtgatagaattccagctgagctatttaaaatcctaaaagatgatgctgttaaagtgctgcattcactacgtcagcaaatttggaaaactcagcagtggccgtgggactggaaaaggtcagttttcattccaatcccaaagaaatgcaatggcCAAGAATATTCAGACCAccatacaactgtgctcatttcacaagctagcaaataatgctcaaaatccaagctaggcttcagcagtatgtgaactcagaatctccaggtgttcaagctggatttaagaaaggcagagaaaccaaagaccaaattgccaacatccatcgggtcatagaaaaaccaagggaattccagaaaaacatcgacttctgcttcactgactatgtgaaagcctttgactgtgtggaaactggaaaattcttcaggagatgggaataccagaccaccttacctgcctcctgagaagcctgtatgcaggtcaagaagcaatagttaaaactggacatggaacagcagactggttcaaaatcgggaaaggagtacgtcaagactgtatatttatttatttatttatttatttttttagagtgaACTGTACTTTAATTTACTGGCATTGTCAATCTATGAACAACACaggtattattttgttttttttccatgaagGGAGATGGTTTCCAATCTGCTATAATACGTGCTCACAGCTTCACCTTGAACATGCAGCATTCAGGCTGAACTCAGGGTAGAttattcctttttcactttcacaattttTACGCTGCTGCCAGAAGTCTTCATGGCGTTTGCTTTGAATTCGGTCTTCAGTGCACCTCTGACTGCTTTTGCACAGATCTGGGAGTATCGGATGTAGCTGAGTCCAGCCTGTCGCCAATACGCCACCATGATGTCGCGAGAGGGGGCGTGTCGGGCCGAATCGCGAAGACCTGTCAATGTCGGCTCAGGCCGCAACCCGGCTGCCCGAGactgtatatttatttaacttacaaggcttatttaacttacatacagagcaCATGACACTAAATGCTAGATTGGAAGAACCATAAgttgcaatcaagattgctgggagaaataccagtaacctcagaaatgtagatgataccactttaatggcagaaagtgatcaggaaccaaagagcctcttaatttagagggtgaaagaggagagtgaaaaagctggcttaaaactcaacattcagaaaactaagatcatggcatccagtgccattACTTcacacaaatagatggggaaaaagtaaaaacagtgacagactttattttcttgggccccaaaaacactgtggatggtgactgcagccaagaaattaagtcacttgctccttggaagaaaaaccatgacaaacctagacagtgtattaaaaaacagagacatgactttgcctactaaggtccatatagttgaagctatgatttttccaatagtcatgtaaggtatgagagatggaccataatgaaggctaagcaccgaagaactgatgctttcgaactacgGTCCTCAAgatgattcttgagagtccctttgacagcaaggagatcaaaccagtcaatcctaaaggaaatcaactgtgaatattcattggaaggactgatgctaaagctgaagctccaatactttggtcacctgatatgaagagccaattcattagaaaagaccttgatgctgcgaaagattgaagacaggaagagaaggggatgacagaggatgagatggctggatggcgtcactaattcaatggacatgagtttgagcaaactctgggagataatgaaagac includes:
- the LOC122423437 gene encoding ATP synthase subunit epsilon, mitochondrial-like, translating into MVAYWRQAGLSYIRYSQICAKAVRGALKTEFKANAMKTSGSSVKIVKVKKE